Proteins from a genomic interval of Gemmatimonadaceae bacterium:
- the rpsU gene encoding 30S ribosomal protein S21, protein MSEVIIHDDENFERALKRFKKKCEKAGILSDLRKHRHYEKPSERRKRKMNAAIRKNRRSRHG, encoded by the coding sequence TTGTCGGAAGTCATCATCCACGACGATGAGAACTTTGAGCGCGCGCTCAAGCGGTTCAAGAAGAAGTGCGAGAAGGCTGGGATCCTGTCCGATCTCCGCAAGCACCGCCACTATGAAAAGCCGAGCGAGCGCCGGAAGCGGAAAATGAATGCCGCCATCCGGAAGAATCGTCGCAGCCGTCACGGCTAG
- the dnaG gene encoding DNA primase: protein MIPDDVVDRVRDESDIVSIIGEFVKLKRVGTSFRGPCPFHHGKNPNFAVTDRGYHCFKCGESGDVFTFVQKHLGLDFVESVKWVGARSGVEVHEVARRTEERDRREPLWEVNASAADFFRTQLWESPAAKHARDYLASRGLSRDEADRFGLGYAPRDPNAMREALAALGFDDDRQIAAGVLRASEDRPEPRARFRDRLMFPIYDIQSHVVGFGGRVLGEGEPKYLNSAESDVFAKRNLLYGLNWAKQAIRKADRLIIVEGYFDAIRLMLAGITEAVAPLGTALTEQQAALVRKYTTNVFLLYDSDQAGLKATFRSGDVLLAAGVNARVITLPEGEDPDTYVAKSGAEGFEKAAAASVDVFDRKIQLLERGGWFADLRRKRAALDKLLPTIRITSDQLLRDLYIARTSEVAGIAREALVRELATAPRERRTPIETGGPPPDEGTEVSVRRQDRRVDHRAVAVRAERELVRMLLHQRRFVETAAERIGADAFADSAYQAIFKELTTDDPDKGVDEIAAGLDDDATEVLQELMDEHGGIDLAEGVIGDSINSLLAREIDARLSELDRLLPLAPEAEKDALIAEKQRLAAEMHALGKPRWKGFTRSRQ from the coding sequence GTGATTCCTGACGACGTCGTCGATCGCGTTCGTGACGAGTCGGACATCGTCTCGATCATCGGCGAATTCGTGAAGCTCAAGCGCGTCGGCACCAGCTTTCGCGGACCGTGTCCGTTTCATCACGGAAAGAATCCCAACTTCGCCGTGACCGATCGCGGATACCACTGCTTCAAGTGCGGCGAGTCGGGCGACGTGTTCACGTTCGTGCAGAAGCATCTCGGGCTCGACTTCGTCGAATCGGTGAAATGGGTCGGCGCGCGGTCCGGCGTCGAGGTGCACGAGGTCGCGCGTCGTACCGAAGAACGCGACCGGCGCGAGCCGCTCTGGGAAGTCAACGCGTCGGCGGCGGATTTCTTTCGGACACAGCTCTGGGAATCGCCTGCGGCGAAGCACGCGCGCGACTATCTCGCGTCGCGCGGACTCTCGCGCGACGAGGCCGATCGATTCGGACTCGGCTATGCGCCGCGCGACCCAAACGCGATGCGTGAGGCGCTCGCCGCGTTGGGCTTTGACGACGACCGACAGATCGCCGCCGGTGTGCTCAGGGCAAGCGAAGATCGCCCCGAGCCGCGCGCGCGCTTTCGCGATCGGCTCATGTTCCCCATTTACGACATCCAGAGTCACGTGGTGGGATTCGGCGGCCGCGTGCTCGGCGAGGGCGAGCCCAAGTATCTCAACTCGGCCGAGTCGGACGTCTTCGCCAAACGCAACTTGTTGTATGGTCTGAACTGGGCGAAACAGGCGATTCGGAAGGCAGATCGGCTGATCATCGTCGAAGGGTACTTCGACGCGATTCGCCTCATGCTCGCGGGCATCACCGAGGCGGTGGCGCCGCTCGGCACCGCACTGACGGAACAACAAGCGGCGCTCGTGCGGAAATACACGACGAATGTCTTCCTGCTGTACGACAGCGATCAGGCCGGACTGAAAGCGACGTTTCGCTCGGGCGATGTGCTATTGGCGGCGGGCGTGAATGCGCGGGTCATCACGCTGCCCGAAGGCGAGGACCCCGACACGTACGTCGCGAAGTCCGGCGCCGAGGGATTCGAGAAAGCCGCCGCCGCATCCGTCGACGTCTTCGACCGGAAGATCCAACTCCTCGAGCGCGGCGGTTGGTTCGCTGATCTCCGGCGGAAGCGCGCCGCGCTGGACAAGCTGCTGCCGACCATTCGCATCACGAGCGATCAACTGCTGCGCGACCTGTACATCGCCCGGACGTCCGAAGTCGCGGGCATCGCTCGCGAGGCGCTGGTGCGCGAGCTCGCGACCGCGCCGCGGGAACGGCGAACGCCGATCGAAACCGGCGGACCGCCGCCCGACGAAGGGACCGAGGTCTCCGTCCGTCGCCAGGACCGCCGTGTCGATCATAGGGCCGTTGCCGTTCGCGCCGAGCGTGAGCTGGTGCGAATGCTGCTGCATCAGCGGCGGTTCGTGGAGACCGCGGCCGAACGAATCGGCGCGGACGCGTTTGCCGATTCGGCATATCAGGCGATCTTCAAGGAGCTGACGACGGACGATCCGGACAAAGGGGTCGACGAGATCGCCGCGGGGCTCGACGACGACGCGACCGAGGTGTTGCAGGAGTTGATGGACGAGCATGGCGGAATCGACCTCGCCGAGGGCGTCATCGGCGATAGTATCAACTCGCTGCTCGCGCGGGAGATCGACGCGCGGTTGTCCGAGCTCGACCGACTGCTGCCCCTGGCGCCGGAAGCGGAAAAGGATGCGCTGATCGCCGAGAAGCAGCGTCTCGCCGCCGAGATGCACGCGCTGGGCAAGCCGCGCTGGAAGGGCTTCACTCGCAGTCGTCAATAA
- a CDS encoding GatB/YqeY domain-containing protein, with the protein MAPLLDQLQSDLNTARKAQQKGQVLLLGTIIADVRNREIELKRPLADDDVVDVLRKGIKKRRESIEMYDKGGRADLAATERTEVEALGKYLPAEVSADEIRAAVVAAIKGGATNVGAVMGKVMGQFKGRAEGGTINAIVREELAKQ; encoded by the coding sequence ATGGCTCCACTGCTCGACCAGCTGCAGTCCGACCTGAACACCGCGCGTAAAGCGCAGCAGAAGGGTCAGGTGTTGCTCCTGGGCACGATCATCGCCGACGTGCGCAATCGCGAGATCGAGCTGAAGCGCCCGCTCGCCGACGACGACGTCGTCGACGTGCTGCGCAAAGGCATCAAGAAGCGTCGCGAATCGATCGAGATGTACGACAAGGGTGGCCGGGCCGATCTCGCGGCCACCGAGCGCACGGAAGTCGAGGCGCTCGGCAAGTATCTCCCGGCTGAAGTGAGCGCCGACGAGATTCGCGCCGCGGTCGTCGCCGCCATCAAGGGCGGCGCCACGAACGTAGGTGCCGTCATGGGCAAAGTGATGGGCCAGTTCAAGGGCCGCGCGGAAGGCGGAACGATCAACGCGATCGTCCGCGAGGAGCTGGCGAAGCAGTAA
- a CDS encoding histidine triad nucleotide-binding protein translates to MADDCLFCRIVRHEIPAKLVREDADCIAFRDINPQAPVHVLVVPREHVASLNDAKDAAMIGRLSLIAAEIARAEGIAESGYRTVINTNGAAGQTVFHIHLHLLGGRDMGWPPG, encoded by the coding sequence ATGGCCGACGACTGTCTCTTCTGCCGCATCGTACGCCACGAGATCCCCGCGAAGCTCGTTCGGGAGGATGCGGACTGCATCGCGTTTCGCGACATCAACCCGCAGGCGCCGGTGCACGTGCTGGTGGTGCCGCGCGAGCATGTCGCGTCGCTCAACGACGCGAAGGACGCGGCGATGATCGGCCGTCTGTCGCTCATTGCGGCCGAGATCGCCAGGGCGGAAGGGATCGCCGAGTCGGGCTACCGGACCGTGATCAACACCAATGGAGCGGCCGGCCAGACGGTGTTCCACATCCATCTGCACCTTTTGGGCGGCCGGGACATGGGTTGGCCGCCCGGGTAA
- a CDS encoding 50S ribosomal protein L11 methyltransferase — protein MTGDAGWVTVRVAPGARRDDVMAALFHAGAQGIQELGDALITHVPDQETANGLACAALAVSDDVRVDTEPLPDVDWSEQWKKSIRAQELGALTVVPPWLADGRDLARTIVIEPAMAFGTGEHATTRGVIRLMQKLIRGGEHVADLGAGSAVLAIAAVKLGAAHAAAIEIDPDAIGNAEENVERNGVRDRVRVIEGNAATLLPLVAPVDLVLANIISSVLTELLPVISLALRDDGHAILSGILLAEREEMQRVLGDGGWRIVDEDSEDAWWSAMIARR, from the coding sequence GTGACCGGCGATGCCGGGTGGGTAACCGTTCGCGTTGCTCCCGGCGCGCGTCGCGACGATGTGATGGCGGCGTTGTTCCATGCGGGCGCGCAAGGCATTCAAGAGCTGGGTGACGCGCTCATCACGCACGTACCCGACCAGGAAACGGCCAACGGCCTCGCTTGCGCCGCGCTCGCGGTGAGCGACGACGTCCGCGTCGACACCGAGCCGCTGCCCGACGTGGATTGGTCCGAGCAGTGGAAGAAGAGCATTCGCGCGCAGGAGCTCGGCGCGCTCACAGTGGTGCCGCCGTGGCTTGCCGACGGGCGCGACTTGGCGCGCACCATCGTGATCGAACCCGCGATGGCGTTCGGGACCGGCGAGCACGCCACGACGCGCGGCGTCATTCGCCTGATGCAAAAGCTCATACGCGGCGGCGAGCACGTCGCCGATCTCGGAGCGGGCAGCGCGGTGCTGGCGATCGCCGCGGTCAAACTTGGTGCGGCGCACGCGGCCGCGATCGAGATCGATCCGGACGCGATCGGCAATGCGGAAGAAAATGTGGAGCGCAACGGCGTGCGCGATCGCGTGCGCGTGATCGAGGGCAATGCCGCGACATTGCTTCCACTCGTCGCGCCGGTGGATCTCGTGCTCGCGAACATCATCTCGTCGGTGCTCACCGAGCTCCTGCCGGTGATCTCGCTGGCGCTCCGTGATGACGGTCACGCCATTCTGAGCGGCATTCTCCTGGCGGAACGTGAGGAGATGCAGCGCGTGCTCGGGGACGGCGGTTGGCGCATCGTCGACGAGGATTCCGAGGACGCCTGGTGGAGCGCGATGATCGCGCGCCGGTAG
- a CDS encoding RsmE family RNA methyltransferase, with amino-acid sequence MERDDRAPVATFYADGALDEGTTVELPDSVAHHARVKRLQPGDPVRLTNGAGTLADATLDTIAKSSCIATIARTEAVSPPRSIHLRVPIADRERMLWLAEKTTELGLSSWQAVRWTRSMSVSPRGEGDAFRAKLRARMISALEQSGGAWLPKLLDDTEPNAIDLPSDALPLVLDVNGGGIAGLGALLAMTVAFGPEGGFTPEELAGLRNNGWRPTALAATTLRFETAGIAAVACLRAKSLASANGLKDQIVRED; translated from the coding sequence GTGGAGCGCGATGATCGCGCGCCGGTAGCGACCTTCTACGCGGACGGCGCGCTCGACGAAGGCACGACCGTCGAGCTGCCGGACAGCGTCGCGCATCACGCGCGCGTCAAGCGATTGCAGCCAGGTGATCCCGTTCGCCTCACGAACGGCGCCGGCACGCTCGCCGACGCCACGCTCGATACGATCGCGAAATCGAGCTGCATAGCGACGATCGCGCGAACGGAGGCAGTGTCCCCGCCGCGCTCCATCCATCTCCGCGTCCCCATCGCCGATCGCGAGCGCATGTTGTGGCTGGCCGAGAAGACGACGGAGCTTGGGCTTTCGAGCTGGCAGGCCGTGCGGTGGACTCGATCGATGAGCGTGTCTCCACGCGGCGAGGGCGATGCGTTTCGCGCCAAGTTGCGCGCTCGCATGATCTCGGCGCTCGAGCAGTCGGGCGGGGCATGGCTGCCGAAACTGCTCGACGACACCGAGCCCAATGCGATCGATCTGCCGTCCGATGCGTTGCCGCTGGTACTCGACGTGAACGGCGGCGGTATCGCCGGACTGGGTGCGCTGTTGGCGATGACGGTCGCGTTCGGCCCGGAGGGTGGGTTCACGCCCGAGGAGCTGGCCGGCTTGCGCAACAACGGGTGGCGGCCGACGGCGCTCGCGGCGACGACGCTGCGGTTCGAGACGGCGGGCATCGCCGCCGTCGCCTGCCTGCGCGCAAAATCGTTAGCCTCGGCTAATGGTTTGAAGGACCAAATAGTTAGAGAGGACTAA
- the recJ gene encoding single-stranded-DNA-specific exonuclease RecJ — protein MTLSAVRARPRARWLLPEEPDATVVARLQDELKLPAPICRLLAARGYGAPDDAKAYLRPRLDQLHDPRCLMDLDRACERLVRALRENETILVHGDYDVDGICSTTLMVRTLTTLGGNAVPFIPRRLEDGYDLTSAGVRAARECGAKLVVTCDCGTSAHAPIAELQASGIDVIVTDHHLPGGPLPPAFAVLNPKRPGCPSPDKDLAAVGVAFKLALALTRAVGGNENAVYAMLDLVALATIADVAPLRGENRVFVRYGLKLLNDPQRPGIRAMIRAAGLEGKSLTAGRVGFILAPRLNAAGRLGSALRGVHLMLASSDHEANPIARELEELNARRQEIDRATLDRACSLVQELDLSSTFGIVLAEQGWHAGVIGIVASRIVEEFGRPAVLIALEGAEGKGSGRSISAFDLHAGLSECRDLFVRFGGHRSAAGVTIAADRVADFAKRFNDVASSRLTEEDLVPELRVDLEMPFGDATDELESLLRHIEPCGMGNPSPLLVSRGVTVAAPPRVVGKDGLKVLLHADGRELVALGWGMAPRAKELDVGLSIDVAYRLERDEYQGESRVQARLADFRS, from the coding sequence GTGACTCTCTCCGCGGTTCGCGCCCGTCCTCGCGCGCGCTGGTTGCTCCCCGAAGAACCCGACGCCACAGTCGTCGCGCGGTTGCAGGACGAGCTCAAGCTGCCTGCGCCGATCTGCCGGCTGCTTGCGGCTCGTGGCTACGGCGCGCCGGACGACGCGAAGGCGTATCTGCGTCCGCGGCTCGACCAGCTGCACGACCCGCGCTGCCTGATGGATCTCGATCGCGCGTGCGAGCGCCTGGTGCGCGCGCTGCGCGAAAACGAGACGATTCTCGTGCACGGCGACTACGACGTGGACGGCATCTGCTCCACCACGTTGATGGTGCGCACGCTCACGACACTCGGCGGCAATGCGGTGCCGTTCATTCCGCGGCGGCTGGAAGACGGCTACGACCTCACGAGTGCGGGGGTGCGTGCGGCGCGCGAGTGTGGCGCGAAGCTCGTCGTGACGTGCGACTGCGGCACGAGCGCGCATGCGCCGATCGCCGAGCTGCAGGCGTCGGGCATCGATGTGATCGTGACGGATCACCATTTGCCGGGCGGCCCGTTACCGCCGGCGTTCGCGGTGCTCAACCCCAAGCGGCCGGGATGTCCCTCGCCGGACAAGGATCTGGCCGCGGTGGGCGTGGCGTTCAAGCTCGCGCTCGCGCTGACACGCGCGGTAGGTGGAAATGAAAACGCGGTGTACGCGATGCTCGATCTGGTCGCGCTCGCGACGATCGCCGACGTGGCGCCGCTGCGCGGCGAAAATCGCGTGTTCGTGCGCTATGGTCTGAAGCTCCTCAACGATCCGCAGCGCCCCGGCATTCGCGCCATGATTCGCGCCGCGGGATTGGAAGGGAAGTCGCTGACGGCGGGACGTGTCGGATTTATTCTCGCTCCGCGACTAAATGCGGCGGGCCGTCTGGGCAGCGCGCTGCGCGGCGTGCACCTCATGCTCGCGAGCTCGGATCACGAAGCGAATCCCATCGCGCGCGAGCTCGAGGAGCTCAACGCGCGCCGGCAGGAGATCGATCGGGCGACGCTCGATCGCGCGTGCTCGCTGGTGCAGGAGCTCGATCTCTCGTCCACGTTCGGCATCGTCTTGGCCGAGCAAGGGTGGCATGCCGGGGTGATCGGGATTGTCGCGTCGCGCATCGTCGAAGAGTTTGGCCGGCCGGCGGTGCTCATCGCGCTCGAGGGTGCGGAAGGCAAGGGCTCCGGCCGATCGATCAGCGCGTTCGATCTGCACGCCGGGCTGTCGGAGTGTCGCGATCTGTTCGTGCGATTCGGCGGGCACCGATCGGCGGCGGGCGTGACGATCGCGGCCGATCGGGTTGCGGATTTCGCGAAGCGGTTCAACGACGTGGCGAGCTCGCGCCTCACGGAAGAGGATCTCGTGCCGGAACTGCGCGTCGATCTCGAGATGCCGTTCGGCGACGCGACCGATGAGCTGGAGTCGTTGCTGCGGCACATCGAACCGTGCGGCATGGGCAATCCGTCGCCGCTGCTCGTGTCGCGCGGCGTGACGGTCGCTGCACCGCCGCGCGTCGTCGGCAAGGACGGACTCAAGGTGCTCCTGCATGCCGATGGCCGTGAGCTCGTCGCGCTCGGGTGGGGGATGGCGCCGCGCGCGAAGGAGCTCGACGTCGGACTGTCAATCGACGTCGCGTATCGTCTCGAGCGCGACGAGTATCAGGGCGAGTCGCGCGTGCAGGCTCGCCTCGCCGATTTTCGCTCCTGA
- the hrcA gene encoding heat-inducible transcriptional repressor HrcA: protein MESEELSRRERRVLEAVIRSYVETAEPAGSRTLSRRFGLGVSPATIRNTMSDLEEKGFLFHPHTSAGRVPTNKAYRAYVDSLLGLPPIRPSETDRITEQLTGGNGGSPIEIILRRAAQTLGVLTHELGVALGPRLDRSVLRRLELVRVSTERLLMVLSLEGGVVRTVFVEVSGEIADSALSAVTAVLNERLAGLTLGEIRSSLGSRLRDAGGDASSAELLNIFVQEGGQLFDAAMPLAEPQHVVLGAASVLAEQPEFAGADRMRRLLALTETPQELGEAIRKRGQAPGISITIGAEHDDPRLEDFTVVTAEYHVGSLAGVIGVIGPTRMPYEKVIALVSHTSRLLSDLLE, encoded by the coding sequence ATGGAATCCGAGGAGCTCAGCCGACGAGAGCGCCGCGTACTTGAAGCGGTAATACGCAGCTACGTCGAAACCGCCGAGCCCGCCGGGTCGCGGACGTTGTCGCGGCGCTTCGGGCTCGGGGTGTCGCCCGCGACCATCCGCAACACGATGAGTGATCTGGAAGAGAAAGGATTCCTCTTCCATCCCCATACCTCCGCCGGGCGCGTTCCCACGAACAAGGCGTATCGCGCCTATGTCGACTCGCTTCTGGGCCTTCCGCCGATTCGCCCGTCCGAAACAGATCGAATCACAGAGCAGCTTACCGGCGGCAACGGCGGCTCGCCCATCGAAATCATTCTGCGCCGCGCCGCGCAAACACTCGGCGTGCTCACGCACGAACTTGGCGTCGCGCTTGGACCACGGCTCGATCGTTCCGTCCTTCGCCGCCTGGAGCTCGTGCGCGTGAGCACCGAGCGATTGCTCATGGTGCTGTCGCTCGAGGGCGGCGTGGTGCGCACCGTGTTCGTCGAAGTCTCGGGCGAGATCGCCGACAGTGCGCTCAGCGCCGTCACCGCGGTGCTCAACGAGCGCCTGGCCGGCCTCACGCTCGGCGAGATTCGCTCGTCGCTCGGCTCGCGTCTGCGCGACGCCGGTGGCGACGCAAGCTCGGCGGAGCTGCTCAACATCTTCGTTCAGGAAGGCGGACAGTTGTTCGACGCGGCAATGCCACTGGCCGAACCGCAACACGTCGTGCTCGGCGCCGCCTCCGTGCTCGCCGAGCAGCCGGAGTTCGCCGGAGCCGATCGCATGCGCCGTCTGCTCGCGTTGACTGAGACCCCGCAGGAACTTGGCGAAGCGATTCGCAAGCGCGGCCAGGCGCCCGGCATCTCGATCACCATCGGCGCCGAGCACGACGATCCGCGCCTCGAGGACTTCACGGTCGTCACGGCCGAGTATCATGTGGGTTCGCTCGCCGGCGTGATTGGCGTGATCGGGCCGACGCGTATGCCCTACGAAAAAGTCATCGCACTCGTGAGTCATACCTCGCGATTGCTCAGCGATCTGCTGGAGTAA
- the dnaJ gene encoding molecular chaperone DnaJ has protein sequence MADYYAVLEVERGASDDDVKKAYRRLAMKYHPDRNNGAKEAEERFKEITEAYDVLRDPQKRAAYDRYGEAGLRGGGAGGFHHVDLSEALGIFMRDFGGFGGLDDLFGRQAGGGGGNGPRSGPDVKVTIPLTLAEVATGADKKIVIKLLDPCDKCEGTGAEPGSKSEVCRTCAGHGEVRRAQRSFFGQFVTVAPCPTCRGEGRIVQTPCKKCRGEGRMRVDREVTVQIPAGVATGQYMTLRGVGNAGTRGGPRGDIHVLFEVADDPRFERDGEDLYTEMLVTYPQLVLGAELSAPTVAGHTMLTVPAGTQSGHVFHLRGRGLPRVNANGTGDLHVRVQLWTPDRITDEEKHLLARLNELQPGVPVDGRGKGFWAKMKEALGA, from the coding sequence ATGGCCGACTATTACGCGGTACTCGAGGTCGAGCGCGGCGCGTCCGACGACGACGTCAAGAAGGCCTATCGCAGGCTCGCGATGAAGTACCATCCGGACCGGAACAACGGCGCGAAGGAAGCCGAAGAGCGGTTCAAGGAAATCACCGAGGCGTACGACGTGCTGCGCGATCCACAGAAGCGCGCCGCGTACGATCGTTACGGAGAGGCGGGATTGCGCGGCGGCGGCGCGGGTGGGTTCCACCACGTGGATCTCTCCGAAGCGCTCGGCATTTTCATGCGCGACTTCGGCGGCTTCGGTGGCCTGGACGACCTGTTCGGCCGGCAGGCCGGTGGCGGCGGCGGGAACGGTCCGCGCTCCGGCCCGGACGTCAAAGTCACGATTCCATTGACGCTCGCCGAAGTGGCGACCGGCGCCGATAAGAAAATCGTCATTAAACTTCTCGATCCCTGCGACAAGTGCGAGGGAACGGGCGCCGAGCCGGGATCCAAGTCCGAGGTTTGTCGCACGTGCGCCGGCCACGGCGAAGTACGCCGAGCGCAACGCTCGTTCTTCGGGCAGTTCGTAACCGTGGCGCCGTGTCCAACGTGCCGTGGCGAAGGGCGCATCGTGCAGACGCCGTGCAAGAAGTGTCGCGGCGAGGGACGCATGCGCGTCGACCGCGAGGTCACGGTGCAGATTCCGGCGGGCGTCGCGACGGGCCAGTACATGACGCTGCGCGGCGTGGGCAACGCGGGCACGCGCGGCGGTCCGCGCGGCGACATTCACGTGTTGTTCGAGGTGGCGGACGATCCGCGCTTCGAGCGCGACGGCGAGGATCTCTATACCGAGATGCTCGTGACGTACCCGCAGCTGGTGCTGGGCGCGGAGCTCAGCGCGCCCACCGTCGCGGGACACACGATGCTTACCGTACCCGCCGGCACGCAAAGCGGTCACGTGTTCCACTTGCGCGGGCGCGGATTGCCGCGAGTGAACGCGAACGGCACCGGCGACCTGCACGTTCGCGTGCAGCTCTGGACGCCCGATCGCATCACGGACGAAGAAAAACACCTTCTCGCGCGACTCAACGAACTGCAGCCCGGCGTGCCGGTCGACGGCCGCGGCAAGGGCTTCTGGGCGAAGATGAAAGAAGCCCTCGGCGCGTGA
- a CDS encoding endonuclease MutS2, with amino-acid sequence MNAHALSILELPKVLDVVAGFATSDPGAARVRELSPSVDRDWLDREHARVAAMRSAIQGDEPWHPDPTPDLSGPLGRLRVEGSMWTGQELIAGATLLRSSRRTQLALRDARRAAIVRAVLAPLIDALVAFPTLEERIERTVQEDGTVKDDASPALRRIRNELRSMQGELVRILEREMSRLEPHHRVADMSVTMRNGRFVIPVRRGGHTVVGGIVHDTSASGGTLFVEPPAAVQFGNRMRELEADEFEEVERILRALTDELRPRRTEIIAALDALVELDSLFARARFGHTYACAPATLVRASEGFEIHNGRHPLLLAQGADVVPFDLAMSPGERTLLVSGPNTGGKTVLLKALGLISALAQSGIPAPVGPESRIPMFDNAFADVGDEQSIEASLSTFSAHLKNLAEILRLATADSLVLIDELGSGTDPVEGAALGWAILEDLTSRGTMTVATTHLGTLKELAGRVDGVVNASLQFDAVALAPTYRLIKGIPGRSYGISIARRLNLPAQVVTRAEERLPQHERDVAALIEQLEKRDEELKRRESETAKILDDARTRIAEVSKRERTVRERERVAEKSARQDARRYLLDARAEIDKTIKSLKAASAEAVEEAGREARRRAEELAAQQSAQLDRLEREEANVARRQQAPIAQRPTPVSIGDTVEVGTLDGKIGRVLELRDDDAIVAMGAIKLTVPRKSLTRSDQSPQELVNVWTGDIPEVHVPTEIDLRGLRPDEAEGVVLQALDAAVSADLKSLRIIHGKGTGVLRDRVAEMLRKDTRVREFRLGAWNEGGAGVTLAMFA; translated from the coding sequence ATGAACGCGCACGCCCTCTCCATCCTCGAGCTGCCCAAGGTCCTCGATGTCGTCGCCGGGTTTGCGACGTCGGACCCGGGTGCCGCGCGCGTACGCGAATTGTCGCCGAGCGTCGACCGCGACTGGCTCGATCGCGAACACGCGCGCGTCGCCGCGATGCGCTCCGCCATTCAGGGCGACGAGCCATGGCATCCCGACCCAACCCCTGATCTGAGCGGACCGCTCGGCCGCTTGCGCGTCGAAGGCAGCATGTGGACCGGGCAGGAGCTGATCGCCGGCGCTACGCTGCTGCGTTCCTCCCGGCGCACCCAGCTTGCCCTGCGCGATGCCAGGCGCGCGGCGATCGTGCGCGCGGTGCTCGCGCCGCTCATCGACGCGCTCGTTGCATTCCCGACGCTCGAGGAGCGCATCGAACGGACTGTGCAGGAGGACGGAACCGTCAAGGACGACGCGTCGCCTGCGCTGCGGCGCATTCGCAACGAGCTGCGCTCCATGCAAGGCGAGCTCGTTCGCATTCTCGAGCGTGAGATGTCGCGGCTCGAGCCACACCATCGCGTCGCGGACATGTCCGTCACCATGCGCAACGGGCGATTCGTCATTCCCGTGCGCCGCGGCGGGCACACGGTCGTCGGCGGCATCGTGCACGACACCTCGGCGTCGGGCGGTACGCTGTTCGTCGAGCCACCGGCCGCGGTGCAGTTCGGCAATCGCATGCGCGAGCTCGAGGCGGACGAGTTCGAGGAAGTCGAGCGTATCCTGCGCGCGCTCACCGACGAGTTGCGTCCGCGGCGCACCGAGATCATCGCGGCGCTCGATGCGCTCGTGGAGCTCGATTCGCTCTTCGCGCGCGCGCGGTTTGGTCACACCTACGCCTGCGCGCCGGCGACGCTCGTGCGCGCGAGCGAGGGTTTCGAGATTCATAATGGGCGGCATCCGCTCTTGCTCGCGCAGGGCGCGGACGTCGTCCCGTTCGATCTGGCGATGTCGCCGGGCGAGCGAACGCTGCTCGTCTCCGGCCCGAACACCGGTGGCAAGACGGTGCTGCTCAAAGCGCTCGGCCTCATCTCGGCGCTCGCGCAGTCGGGCATTCCAGCTCCCGTCGGCCCCGAGAGTCGCATTCCGATGTTCGACAATGCCTTCGCGGACGTCGGCGACGAACAGTCGATCGAAGCGAGCCTCTCGACGTTCAGCGCGCATCTCAAGAATCTCGCGGAGATTCTTCGCCTCGCGACCGCCGACTCTCTGGTGCTGATCGACGAGCTGGGGTCCGGTACGGATCCCGTCGAAGGAGCGGCGCTCGGCTGGGCGATTCTCGAGGACCTGACGTCGCGCGGGACGATGACGGTCGCCACGACGCATTTGGGAACACTCAAGGAGCTCGCCGGCCGAGTCGACGGCGTCGTGAACGCGTCACTCCAGTTCGACGCCGTGGCGCTCGCGCCGACGTATCGATTGATCAAAGGCATTCCAGGGCGATCGTACGGCATTTCGATCGCGCGGCGGTTGAACCTGCCCGCCCAGGTCGTCACGCGCGCCGAAGAACGATTGCCCCAGCACGAACGTGACGTGGCGGCGCTCATCGAGCAATTGGAGAAGCGCGACGAAGAGTTGAAGCGTCGCGAGTCGGAGACGGCGAAGATTCTCGACGATGCGCGCACACGCATTGCCGAGGTATCGAAGCGCGAACGCACCGTGCGCGAGCGCGAACGCGTCGCCGAAAAGTCCGCGCGCCAGGACGCGCGACGTTATCTGCTCGACGCGCGCGCCGAGATCGACAAGACGATCAAGTCGCTCAAGGCGGCGAGCGCCGAGGCGGTGGAAGAAGCCGGTCGCGAGGCACGCCGCCGCGCCGAAGAACTGGCTGCGCAGCAAAGCGCTCAGCTCGACCGTCTCGAGCGCGAGGAAGCGAACGTCGCTCGCCGACAGCAAGCGCCCATCGCCCAACGCCCAACGCCCGTCTCTATCGGCGACACCGTCGAAGTCGGCACTCTCGATGGAAAAATTGGTCGCGTGCTCGAGCTGCGCGATGACGACGCCATCGTGGCGATGGGTGCGATCAAGCTCACCGTGCCGCGGAAATCGCTCACGCGCAGCGACCAGTCGCCTCAAGAGCTGGTGAACGTCTGGACAGGCGACATTCCCGAGGTGCACGTTCCCACCGAGATCGACTTGCGCGGGCTGCGGCCTGACGAAGCAGAAGGGGTTGTGCTTCAGGCGCTCGATGCCGCGGTGAGCGCGGATCTCAAGAGCCTCCGAATCATTCACGGCAAGGGAACCGGTGTGTTGCGCGATCGCGTCGCCGAAATGTTGCGCAAGGACACGCGAGTGCGCGAGTTCCGGCTCGGCGCGTGGAACGAAGGCGGCGCGGGCGTCACGCTCGCGATGTTCGCGTGA